GGCGCAATAGTGCTCTTGCACGATGCCAGCTGCGTTTGAACGCGCTGTATAGCCACGATCAGCACCCAGCGCAGCTTCCGATGCATCCACGAGTGACTGGGTTGCCCGATAATTGAGCCGTAATCTGACCGATGTGAAGTCGTTCCGTTCGGCCAGTTCTTCTAAGAGTGCAGGCTCCGAGCCGATGAAGCCGTAGATCGACTGGTCAGGGTCCCCCACCGCGATGACCCGAACTGCAGCCTGTTCCCCCAAGTCCAGGACGATGCGGTGGAGTGCTGGGCCTAGATCCTGGTACTCATCAACTGCGACTATTGGGAAACGTGCCGCGAGCGCCGCTCGCACCCACTCGTGCTCGCGTACGAGTTGCTGCGCGATGAGAACCATGTCTTCGAAGTCGACAAGGCCTTCTCCCCGGAGCGATTGTTCATACGCCTCTGCGAGCTCCGCCAGTTCGGGATCATGTGCCCGCCAAGCGTCCGCGTTCCGATCCAGCATGGTGCGTCGGTAGCGCTGCACGTCTGTATCAAACGCCTGCGCCGCGCCACCGCCGCGCAGCCGCTTAGCTACCCGGGCGAAGTGCGTCTCCTGCTCGACTTCCGATGCGACGCGAATCGGATACGCGAGCGGCACGCTCGCGAGTTGTGCGAAGGGACGGATAATGTGCTGAAAGCAAAAGCCGTGGACCGTTCCTACATACAGGTCCCGCGTTCCGACCCCTAACGTGTTTAGCCGCCGCCGCAACTCACGAACACATTCGGTGCTGTAGGTGATGCATGCAACCTTTTGCGGGGGAGCGACCTCGCGCGCTAGGAGCCGCGCAATTTTGAGCGTCAGGCACTTCGTCTTACCGCTGCCCGGACCGGCGAGTACAGCACAGTTGCCGTCCGACTCGAGAACCTGCCACTGCTCGGGATTATGGCGCAGCTCTTCCTCGGCCGCAAAGTAGGCCGAACCGGGGCGAAATCGCGTGCTCACCCCAATTGCTCCACGATGTATTCGATCGCGCGTGCGATGTACGCGGGAGGGGGCACTGCCTGGTTCAGCCGAGCAGCGACCCTTTGCGCAAAGCGCCCTTTCCCCACCGTCTCAATGTCTTTCAGCAGACGATCCGAGTCCAACGCGCCCGGGTCCTTCGTCCATCCTTCGGCGCGGGTGCGGCACGCTTTACTACGAGTGAGTTCAGCGAGGGTAGCCATCATCTCGCTCTGATGACCGCCGCGAAACAAATCCACCTCTAGCGTATGGTCGTTCAGGAAGAGCCCGGCTTCGGCTGCTACAGCTGGAAGGTTGGGATCGTCGGGTTCGGGCACCATGGGGACCCGCGCGGCGTCCACCCGCGCGATCGTCTTGAGCAGCTTCCCCACTCTCGAATAACCCAAAGGTAGTCCACGCGGTCGTGGATCGGCATCGGTTATAACCGTAAACGGAATGGATAGGCCACTACGGCCGAGGAGCTTTACGTAGGGTGTGAAGTGCGTCCCCGCCACGGAGCTGACGGTCACGCCCAACCGATCCAAGTCGTGCCCCATCGCTTCTGCGAGAACGGGCAGCAGGTACGCCTCCGCCTCACCCTCCACGAGAATAACTCCGCGGGCGAAAACGATTTCTCCCCGAGTAACGTCAAGGTATCGTTCCAGATCCTCCTCCTCTCTCCCGGTAAGCGCGAGCCCTGCCGTGGACGCCGCCTCTGAGCCGCCATTGTCGCCCCTCCGAAGGAGAACCAGCGAATGGACCGGTGCGACACTTACAACATGCGGAGAATGCGTCGTGAGGATGATCGTCATGGCGTTGCTCGTGTCGTCCTCCGGCAAATCGGCCTGCCCTAACCCAGCGCCATCATCGCCGCCTCGCTGCATGTGGGCCCGCGGCTGCAGAAGGCTCCGATAAACGAGCCGCTGCACGTGCGGGTGCAGGTGGGCTTCGGGCTCTTCGATCGCAAGGAAAGTGTGGTCGTGAAGGCCCTCCCTAACTGAACGGTCGAGTTCGAGCTGCTTCAACACCAAGAAGAGGAGGTTCGCGGAGCCGAGGCTCGCCTCTGCGATAGCCCTGTCCTGCTCGTCAATCAGCAGGCGGACCGCGCGGATAAGGCGGTCCGGGTCGGTAGGAGCGAAGCCGAGATGCACCGGGAAGGCGTGTACATCACCTACCATGGAGAGCAGTCTCCCGCTGATCTGCTGCCCGAGTTCGGCGATCTCCGGTGCCTCAGCGAGAACCCGCGCAAGTTCCTCGTAGCGACCCGCCAGGTCTTCCAGTGCATCGCGATCAAGTTCAGCGGCGACCTCGTCTAGGAGGGGGCGGAGCGGTGACCGGCGCCACGACGCTAGGCTGTGCTCGACGTCGCGAAGGGCTGGGAGGAGCACCAGGGGAAGTCGGCGTCGGGTCTCTGAATCTAGACGGTTGTCTGGATCGAGTCCTCCATACAGATGGAATTCGTAGTCGGCTTCTTTGGTTGGTACATGTGGGAGATCGCGTCGTGGTCCGAATTCGTATGTCAGGGCGGCGACCATCGGATCCGGCTGGATCAGGCAATCGCCAAGTTGAGCGAGGCAAGCGGGCTGGTCACGAAAGTCCGCGAGTTCGACCGAGACTACGATCCGCTCGTCTGCACGCGGGGGGCGCGGCACCCCATCCCAAAAATCGTCGAATCCGAGCATCCGGCCCGTGTCGGGGAGCGACGGATCCAAGACGAGACGCAACGCCGCAAGTAGGTTAGACTTTCCTACCTTGTTCTCCCCGACGAGAACCGCGTGTTCGCCCAGCGTTACGTCTAGGTGTCGGAAGTTACGAAAGTTCTGGATTATTATCCGCGAGATCCTCATCGGCGATATTCCTCTTAAATTTCGTCGCTGGTGTAAGGCCGGAACCTCCAGCCCTGTCGGAAGCTGTTGGTTAGCGCAAGAAGTTTCTATCACCCGGATCTCGGGCGGACAGCGCGCTTCGTAGAGCAGCGCTCACTGCATAAATTGGCCCACCACGCTCGTCGCCCATTCCGTCATCTCGCTGAGAACCCACAGTAGTGGGAGGAAGTGCAGGCCGCGAAAGGAGCCTGAACGCACCACCGCCCGCAGGGCATCCCTGCGGGCGGTGGGTACGGAATCCGGAGTTATCCGGTGAAACTCCCGGTGAGAGTTTGTAAACCCCTCACCGGCAACGACATCAGTACATGTCGCCCATGCCGCCGCCGCCGCCGGGCATGGCGGGGGCGCTGCCCTTGGGCTCGGGCTTCTCGGTGACCACGGCCTCGGTGGTCAGCAGGAGGCCCGCGATGGACGCGGCGTTCTGCAGCGCGGTGCGCGTCACCTTGGTGGGGTCGATCACGCCGGCCTGCACCAGGTCCTCGTACTCGTCGGTACGGGCGTTGTAGCCGTACGACGCGCTCTCGTTGTTGCGCACCTGCGCCACGACGATGCTTCCCTCGACGCCCGCGTTCGTGGCGATCTGGCGGATGGGCTCCTCCAGGGCGCGCTCGATGATGCGCACGCCGATGTTCTCGTCGGCGTCGTCGAGCGTGATGGCCTTGAGGGCCTTCTGGGCGCGCAGCAGGGCCACGCCGCCGCCGGGAACGATGCCCTCTTCCACCGCCGCGCGGGTGGCGTGAAGGGCGTCCTCCACGCGGGCCTTCTTCTCCTTCATGGCCGTCTCGGTGGCCGCGCCCACGTGGATCACCGCGACGCCGCCGGCCAGCTTGGCCAGCCGCTCCTGCAGCTTCTCGCGGTCGTAGTCCGAGGTGGTCTTGTCCATCGCGTTGCGGATCTCGGCGATGCGGCCCTGGATGGCCTGCGCGTCGCCCGCGCCGTCGATGATGGTGGTGTTGTCCTTGTCGATCACCACGCGCTTGGCGCGGCCCAGGTCGCTCACCACCGCGTTCTCGAGCTTGAAGCCCACTTCCTCGGTGATCAGCTGGCCGCCCGTGAGGATGGCGATGTCCTGCAGCATGGCCTTGCGGCGGTCACCGAAGCCCGGCGCCTTGACGGCCGCCACGCGCAGGGTGCCGCGTAGCTTGTTCACCACCAGGGTGGCCAGGGCCTCGGCCTCCACGTCCTCGGCGATGATCATCAGCGGACGGCCCATCTGCGCCACCTTTTCCAGGATGGGCAGAAGGTCCTTCATGGTGCTGACCTTCTTGTCGTGGATCAGGATCAGCGCGTCCTCGAGAACGGCCTCCATGCGGTCCGGGTCGGTCACGAAGTACGGCGACACGTAGCCGCGGTCGAACTGCATGCCCTCGACGGTCTCCAGCGTGGTCTCCAGGCCCTTGGCCTCTTCGACGGTGATCACGCCGTCCTTGCCCACCTTTTCCATGGCGTCGGCGATGAGGTTGCCGATCTCCTCGTCGCTGTTGGCCGAGATGGTGCCCACCTGGGCGATTTCCTTCTTGCCGGCCGTCTCCACCGAGATGCTCTTGAGCTCGGCGATCACCGCCTCGACGGCCTTGTCGATGCCGCGCTTGAGCGACATGGGGTTGGCGCCCGCGGTGACGTTCTTCAGGCCTTCGCGGAAGATGGCCTGGGCCAGCACGGTGGCGGTGGTGGTGCCGTCGCCGGCGAGGTCACTGGTCTTGGTGGCGACCTCCTTGACCATCTGGGCGCCCATGTTCTCGATGGCGTCGTCCAGCTCGATCTCCTTGGCCACCGACACACCGTCCTTGGTGATCAGCGGCGAGCCGAACTTGCGGTCGATGACCACGTTGCGGCCCTTGGGGCCGAGCGTGACCTTCACCGCCTCGGCCAGCTTGTCGATGCCGCGCTTCAGCGAGGCGCGCGCATCGGTGTTGAACGTCAGCTCCTTGGCAGCCATCGTTCGTATCCTCTTTTATCTGGGTGGAAAAATTTCAGTCAGTCAGAACGTGCGGCGGTCGCCGGGACGGTTCAGCCGACCACCGCGAGGACGTCGGACTCGCGCAGGATCAGGTACTGCTCGTTCTCGACGGTGACCTCGGTGCCGCTGTACTTCCCGTAGAGCACCTTGTCACCCACCTTCAGCTCCATCTCAACGCGCTTGCCGTCTTCCACGCGTCCCGGCCCAACGGCCATGACTTCGCCCTGCTGGGGCTTTTCCTTGGCCGTGTCCGGAATGTACAGACCGCCGCGCATCTGCTCGCTCTCTTCGAGCGCCTTGACGACGACGCGGTCCGCGAGCGGCTTGACCTTGAGATCGGTCGCGGTAGGCATCAGTGACCCTCCGTGGAACGTAGATGTGGTTGGTTGCTTTCTGTCAGCACTCGCACTCGGGGAGTGCTAACAGCCCGGGTAACATAACCCGTGGCCGCCCGCTGTCAAGCAGGCGGCGACAGGCCCAGCCCAGTGCATCCGGCGTACCTTTCAGCTTACGCCAGAGTGGCGGACATCTTGTCGGCGTGGCAGTCCTGTTGATGCTCGACCTGTCACTCCGCCGCGGCGCCGATCTCCTTCACCAGCACGTCATCGGACAGGTCGTCGGCCCAGCCGGCGGGCAGCTCCAGCTCCACGCTCTGCGCGCCTCCCGTGGGCGTGGCGATCACGCGGAAGCGATCGGTGCCCTCCACGCGCGCCGCCTCGCTCCTGCCATCCTCCGAGAGCCCGGCGTACGCCTCCACCAGGCTCCACGTGGTCCCGTCGCCATCCGTCACTTCACGCGGCATCGTTGCTCCTTCCAGGAAGAAAACTGCATCTCACGCGGAGGCGCGGAGGACGCGGAGGGAACAGAGACAAACCTCTGCAGTTCTCCGCGACCTCCGCGCCTCCGCGTGACCCCTTGTTCTTCAGCCGCGGCGCTTCGACAAGCTGTGGTACGCGATCATCTTGTACACGAGCTTCGCGACCACGAAGTCCGGCGCCGAGTTGCCGCCCATGGGCGCCAGCTCAACCACGTCCACGCCGATGACGTTCTTTTCCTCGAACACGCGGCGCAGCAGCTTCAGCGTGGGGTACCACCGCGGGCCGCCGGGCTCGGGAGTGCCGGTGGCG
This DNA window, taken from Longimicrobium sp., encodes the following:
- a CDS encoding ATP-dependent helicase; this translates as MSTRFRPGSAYFAAEEELRHNPEQWQVLESDGNCAVLAGPGSGKTKCLTLKIARLLAREVAPPQKVACITYSTECVRELRRRLNTLGVGTRDLYVGTVHGFCFQHIIRPFAQLASVPLAYPIRVASEVEQETHFARVAKRLRGGGAAQAFDTDVQRYRRTMLDRNADAWRAHDPELAELAEAYEQSLRGEGLVDFEDMVLIAQQLVREHEWVRAALAARFPIVAVDEYQDLGPALHRIVLDLGEQAAVRVIAVGDPDQSIYGFIGSEPALLEELAERNDFTSVRLRLNYRATQSLVDASEAALGADRGYTARSNAAGIVQEHYCAEGLADQARHICGEIIPAALARDPNRQLGDIAVLYTDKNVGSVIADAATEAGLSYQRIDRGAPYPKTPFTRWVEACAAWCAGGWRVAEPRLAELIGQWQGFGPDWLSDAQRQRRTVELVGFLSSHTDRDPLLLDWLHAFYTACLRDGLDAGGLRAGEVDALKRLAKAAMAGNPLEGISLSRFAGNRGSPDHLNLVTLFSAKGLEFDVVVIMGLDEGVFPNWKETTPRAIGEARRKFYVAFTRAKREVHLTYSGFNENRYGKRFQNGESRFLLELREQLKAPP
- a CDS encoding ATP-dependent nuclease; this encodes MRISRIIIQNFRNFRHLDVTLGEHAVLVGENKVGKSNLLAALRLVLDPSLPDTGRMLGFDDFWDGVPRPPRADERIVVSVELADFRDQPACLAQLGDCLIQPDPMVAALTYEFGPRRDLPHVPTKEADYEFHLYGGLDPDNRLDSETRRRLPLVLLPALRDVEHSLASWRRSPLRPLLDEVAAELDRDALEDLAGRYEELARVLAEAPEIAELGQQISGRLLSMVGDVHAFPVHLGFAPTDPDRLIRAVRLLIDEQDRAIAEASLGSANLLFLVLKQLELDRSVREGLHDHTFLAIEEPEAHLHPHVQRLVYRSLLQPRAHMQRGGDDGAGLGQADLPEDDTSNAMTIILTTHSPHVVSVAPVHSLVLLRRGDNGGSEAASTAGLALTGREEEDLERYLDVTRGEIVFARGVILVEGEAEAYLLPVLAEAMGHDLDRLGVTVSSVAGTHFTPYVKLLGRSGLSIPFTVITDADPRPRGLPLGYSRVGKLLKTIARVDAARVPMVPEPDDPNLPAVAAEAGLFLNDHTLEVDLFRGGHQSEMMATLAELTRSKACRTRAEGWTKDPGALDSDRLLKDIETVGKGRFAQRVAARLNQAVPPPAYIARAIEYIVEQLG
- the groL gene encoding chaperonin GroEL (60 kDa chaperone family; promotes refolding of misfolded polypeptides especially under stressful conditions; forms two stacked rings of heptamers to form a barrel-shaped 14mer; ends can be capped by GroES; misfolded proteins enter the barrel where they are refolded when GroES binds) — encoded protein: MAAKELTFNTDARASLKRGIDKLAEAVKVTLGPKGRNVVIDRKFGSPLITKDGVSVAKEIELDDAIENMGAQMVKEVATKTSDLAGDGTTTATVLAQAIFREGLKNVTAGANPMSLKRGIDKAVEAVIAELKSISVETAGKKEIAQVGTISANSDEEIGNLIADAMEKVGKDGVITVEEAKGLETTLETVEGMQFDRGYVSPYFVTDPDRMEAVLEDALILIHDKKVSTMKDLLPILEKVAQMGRPLMIIAEDVEAEALATLVVNKLRGTLRVAAVKAPGFGDRRKAMLQDIAILTGGQLITEEVGFKLENAVVSDLGRAKRVVIDKDNTTIIDGAGDAQAIQGRIAEIRNAMDKTTSDYDREKLQERLAKLAGGVAVIHVGAATETAMKEKKARVEDALHATRAAVEEGIVPGGGVALLRAQKALKAITLDDADENIGVRIIERALEEPIRQIATNAGVEGSIVVAQVRNNESASYGYNARTDEYEDLVQAGVIDPTKVTRTALQNAASIAGLLLTTEAVVTEKPEPKGSAPAMPGGGGGMGDMY
- the groES gene encoding co-chaperone GroES, with protein sequence MPTATDLKVKPLADRVVVKALEESEQMRGGLYIPDTAKEKPQQGEVMAVGPGRVEDGKRVEMELKVGDKVLYGKYSGTEVTVENEQYLILRESDVLAVVG